Sequence from the Castanea sativa cultivar Marrone di Chiusa Pesio chromosome 12, ASM4071231v1 genome:
TTGGAAGTACTTCGGAAGATGGGGAAATACACAGAGATAACTTCTGAGTGTCTTGTGCCAATGGACAAAGCAAATTATGTTCCAATATCAAGAATACCCCCATTGTCAGCTCAAATTGTAATTGGAACTCCTGGGACAATAAGGAAATACATATTGAATGGGAAATTGGGCCTATCTTATATTAAGATTCTTGTTTTTGATGAGGCAGATCTCATGCTAGAcgatgtaagtttttttttttttttgacttaatACTAATAGTTGAACATTCTGAAATATTGGGGTTAATAAATCCGAAGTTTTATGTAGCATGATGCCATTAGCCCTTgctggatttaaaaaaaaaaaaaaaaaaaatccaagcttCTAGTTTTCTTAGTTCTAACTTCTAATGGTGGTAAGTAAAGAATTTATCCATCCTTTAGTTTTAGCCCGTTTATTGGCATTGTAATTTCTGGAAATTATAGGAGTAAATTgtaaatataattaaactttTCATATAGCCAATAATActagaaatgaataaaaaaaaaagaaaaaaaaaaagagtaaaatcaAGCATTTGCAGCCCTTCAGTGAGTGAGGAGAAGAAAGATCTCCTGCCTTTTCTTTTGAGCTGGGGCAATCAATCAGTCCGTACTTTTCTGGGTGATTTGTGGTTGCAAGCATGTCTTACATGGTATGATATGTAGACATGAAACTACATGCATTTCTGATTGCCTAATGCCTTCAAGATCAATACAACAAAGCTGTCATATTTGGTGGTTAAATCTTGGGTTTATTTGGCCCAAGTTGCAttatgaaaatatattctaCTGTATCCACAGGGTGAGATTTTTTagcattctttttatttattgctGAAACATTTTTGATGTGCAAGTGGACTAAAATTTTTACTTCATactatttatcaattttttttttacttcatacTAAGAAGCAAGTTGTCATGCATGCACCATCTTTCTTAGCACTAATGTGTTTTTTGCTCAATTCAACCGAAATCAACATCGCTAGAATTCCCGTTACATTATTTATTTCTAGTGCTTACTTGCATATGGATGCTTGGCTTGCAATTAAATTTAGTTTTTGATCATCGATTGCTCATTTTGATGTAGGCCGGCTTTAAAGATGATTCATTGAGGATAAAGAAGGACATTGAAAAAAAGAGTTCTCACTGCCAGGTTTGTTTAACTAATGTGGTTTgtgtatttttgtgtgtgtgggcATATATTCTTAAAATGAGCTTTGCTTGATGAGTTCTTGctatttacttttttcttcCCTTCTGTTGACTTCATTCAAGATTTTAAATTACTTGTGAGTTGTGAAGTTGGGGAGATGCATTAGATGCTTCTCTTTTGTTTAAATGCTAATTTTACATATAGTTCCTTTATATGATGACCAAATACCTTTGGAGCTGCAATGAGAACAATATCAAAAGTACTTGGTGAAACCCAATTCCTAAAATTTCAGGCTAATAAGCCCATGAatattactttaaaaatatCTCAGTTTGGTTTAAAGCACTTTGCAAGAGTCCCAAGAAAGATTAAAGGATCAAGTAGGTTATTGTTAGATATTACTAACTATTATGGTAAAGGTTGCATTATATCTGTTGTGTTTATATATTATCTATTACTTCCTTTCTTGTGGTAGGTAAGTTGTAGTTACATTAGGGATTGAAGCGATACTTTGCATAAGATATGTTGACATAGGTCTGAATGAGTTGTAtttccaactaaaaaaaaatagttaactTATTTCTAtaaccacttttttttcttctttttcaggTTGTACTGTTTTCTGCTACATTTAATGAAACCgttaaaaatttcatttcaagGGTCGTCAAAGATTACAATCAACTTTATGTCAAGAAAGAGGAACTATCTTTAGAGTCTGTGAAGCAGTACAAGGTGCGTTGTCCTGATGAACGTGCCAAGGTTCTAGTGATTAGAGACAGAATATTTGAATTGGCAGAGAACTTGGGTCAGACAATAATATTTGTACGGACAAGAAATAATGCGGCAATGTTGCATAAGGCACTTGCTGAGCTTGGTTACACAGTTACTACCGTTCAAGGTGCTGCTACTCCAGAAGATAGAGACAAAATAATCCAAGAgttcaaaaataatttgactaaagTTCTTATATCAACTGATTTACTCTCCAGAGGCTTTGACCAGCAACAGGTGCTTCACAATCCCCCTCCTCTTTGACTCTCTGTGCCTAAAGAGTGCTTCAAACTTGACATCTGAgtatttgactttttattttttattttttataaatgtagGTTAATTTGGTTATCAACTACGATCTTCCGGTGAATCATAACTACCAATCAGAGCCTGATTATGAGGTGTACCTGCATAGGATTGGTAGGGCAGGGCGTTTTGGCCGCAAGGGTGAGTACatactatatattttaagtgGTTGCTAAAATATTACCTGATACATGGGGTTCAAGGGATGTACGAGTAGTTTGGCGCCTAGGCTTGAATCCCACCAGCCCCCTTCTCCCCTATTACCTAgccaaagataaaaaataaaaattgcccCTGGCCATGTCAGATCTGAGGCCAGCCATAAAATTGTTTAAACATATTGTTTTGGTGCATGTTTGAAGAGCGTTGGTAGGAATGAAATGGACTTATGACTCCCAACTCTGAAGAATCTTCTTCTACATACGATCCTGGCAATCCATGACTTAGTTAATTGGATCCTGATTACATCTCTAGTCGTATGGAAGCAG
This genomic interval carries:
- the LOC142619899 gene encoding DEAD-box ATP-dependent RNA helicase 38-like produces the protein MADTATATTAAPPPQEIPLPKTETKRWGDEEDDEPLEDPAISSTSQQDKAAAELNVEALTIDDTKSTVNKYLDEPQDAHITAVTVNDTPYTSASTFEDLNLSKELLKGLYIEMKFQKPSKIQAISLPMILTPPHKDLIAQAHNGSGKTTCFVLGMLSRIDLNLKAPQALCVCPTRELALQNLEVLRKMGKYTEITSECLVPMDKANYVPISRIPPLSAQIVIGTPGTIRKYILNGKLGLSYIKILVFDEADLMLDDAGFKDDSLRIKKDIEKKSSHCQVVLFSATFNETVKNFISRVVKDYNQLYVKKEELSLESVKQYKVRCPDERAKVLVIRDRIFELAENLGQTIIFVRTRNNAAMLHKALAELGYTVTTVQGAATPEDRDKIIQEFKNNLTKVLISTDLLSRGFDQQQVNLVINYDLPVNHNYQSEPDYEVYLHRIGRAGRFGRKGAVFNLLCSERDEMIMTKIEGYFGTHIAEVNSWDSDEDYNNALKEAGLLFDS